A window from Herbaspirillum sp. meg3 encodes these proteins:
- a CDS encoding phosphomannomutase/phosphoglucomutase has protein sequence MTLSPSIFKAYDIRGIIGQTLNAEVARQIGQAFGSAALAKGQNSVVIGRDGRLSGPELAAALAAGLQSVGIDVIDLGVVATPMVYFGTHILGTQSGVMVTGSHNPPDYNGFKMVLAGEAIYGDTIQALYQTILKNEFKAGAGAYRTYDIRKEYIDRIVGDVKLARPMKIAVDCGNGVAGAFAGDLYRALGCEVTELFCEVDGTFPNHHPDPAHPENLQDLIRCLQQTDNELGLAFDGDGDRLGVVTKDGQIIYPDRQLMLFAADVLTRHPGREILYDVKCTRHLAPWISARGGQPLMWKTGHSLVKAKMRETGAPLGGEMSGHVFFKDRWYGFDDGLYAGARLLELMSRESDPSAVLNALPQSTSTPELQLKLKEGENFVLIDQLQKDAKFPDAEQIITIDGLRIEYADGFGLMRSSNTTPVVVLRFEAETPQALARIQNEFKRVILAARPDVALPF, from the coding sequence ATGACCTTGTCCCCCTCCATCTTCAAAGCCTACGACATCCGCGGCATCATCGGCCAGACCCTCAATGCCGAGGTCGCCAGACAAATCGGCCAGGCCTTCGGCTCCGCCGCGTTGGCCAAGGGCCAGAATTCGGTAGTCATTGGTCGTGACGGCCGCCTGTCCGGTCCTGAGCTGGCAGCTGCACTGGCCGCCGGCCTGCAATCCGTCGGCATCGACGTCATCGACCTTGGCGTGGTTGCGACGCCTATGGTGTATTTCGGTACACACATCCTGGGCACGCAGTCCGGCGTCATGGTCACCGGCAGCCACAATCCGCCCGATTACAACGGTTTCAAGATGGTGCTGGCCGGCGAGGCGATTTACGGCGACACGATCCAGGCTCTGTATCAGACCATTCTCAAAAACGAATTCAAGGCCGGTGCTGGCGCTTACCGCACCTACGACATCCGCAAGGAATACATTGACCGCATCGTCGGCGACGTCAAACTGGCGCGCCCGATGAAGATTGCGGTCGACTGCGGTAACGGCGTAGCCGGTGCCTTCGCCGGTGATCTTTACCGTGCACTTGGTTGTGAGGTGACGGAATTGTTCTGCGAAGTCGACGGCACCTTTCCCAATCATCATCCCGATCCGGCGCATCCTGAGAACCTGCAAGATCTGATTCGCTGCTTGCAGCAGACCGACAATGAGCTGGGACTGGCGTTCGATGGTGATGGCGATCGCCTGGGTGTGGTCACCAAAGATGGTCAGATCATCTATCCGGATCGTCAGCTCATGCTGTTCGCCGCTGACGTGCTCACACGTCATCCCGGCCGCGAAATCCTGTACGACGTCAAATGTACGCGTCATCTGGCGCCATGGATCAGCGCGCGCGGCGGTCAGCCGCTGATGTGGAAAACCGGGCATTCGCTGGTCAAGGCCAAGATGCGCGAAACCGGCGCGCCTCTGGGTGGCGAAATGAGCGGTCACGTGTTCTTCAAGGATCGCTGGTACGGCTTCGACGATGGCTTGTACGCTGGTGCGCGCTTGCTGGAGCTCATGAGCCGCGAATCCGATCCATCGGCCGTGCTCAATGCTCTGCCGCAATCGACCAGCACGCCGGAGCTGCAATTGAAATTGAAGGAGGGTGAGAATTTTGTCCTCATCGATCAATTGCAAAAGGATGCAAAGTTTCCCGATGCCGAGCAGATCATCACGATCGACGGTTTGCGCATCGAATATGCGGATGGCTTCGGCCTGATGCGCTCATCTAATACCACGCCGGTAGTGGTGTTGCGCTTCGAGGCGGAAACACCGCAAGCGCTGGCGCGGATCCAGAACGAGTTCAAACGTGTGATCCTGGCCGCCCGGCCGGATGTAGCCTTGCCGTTTTGA